GGAACCGGCCTTCCGGTTTGATCGAGACCCACTTCGGGTACGCGGTAGCGGACGGAACCGACCAGTTGGGAACGCGATGGGACGAAACCGAGTAGTGATCGTCGGGGGCGGATTCGCCGGTTACCACGCGGCCGCGCAACTCACCCGGAACACCCGGCCCGAGGAAACCGAGATCGTCCTCGTCAACCCCACCGACTACTTCCTGTACCTGCCGCTGCTGCCCGAGGTGGCCGCCGGGATCCTCGATCCGCGCGCGATCACGGTGTCCCTGCCGGGCACCCTGCCCGCCGTCCGACTGGTGCTGGGCGAGGTCACCGCGATCGATCCGGACGCCCGTTACCTCACCTACACCGACCCCGAGGACAACACCGGGTCGGTGACCTTCGACAGGTTGGTCCTGGCCGCGGGCAGCGTCAACAAGCTCCTGCCGATCCCCGGCCTCGCCACGCACGGACACGGTTTCCGGGGCGTGCCCGAGGCACTGTACTTCAGGGATCACGTCACCAGGCAGATCGAGCTCGCCGCCGCGACCTCCGACCAGGCCGAACGGGACTCCCGCTGCACGTTCGTGGTGGTCGGAGCCGGATACACCGGGACCGAGATCGCCGCCCAGGGCCCCGATTTCACCCGGATGCTGGCGGCCCGGCACCCGGAGCTGCGCGACCAGCCGATCCGCTGGAAGCTGCTCGACGTGGCGCCCCGCGTGCTTCCCGGGCTGGACAGACGGTTGTCGCGCACGGCCACCGAGGTGCTGCGCAGGCGGGGGGTCGAGCTGCTGACCGAAACCTCGATCAGCGAAGCCACCGACAGCGGCGTCACCCTCGACGACGGGCAACAGGTGCCGACACGTTCGCTGATCTGGTGCGTGGGGGTGCGCCCCGATCCGCTGGTGCGGTCACTCGGTCTGCGGACCACCGAGGGCAGGCTCGCGGTCGACGAGACGCTCACCGTACCCGGATATCCGCACGTCTTCGCCTGCGGCGACGCAGCCGGGGTTCCCGACCGCACCAACCCGGGGCAGCTCACGACCATGACCGCCCAGCACGCCACGCGTCAGGGCAGGTTGGCCGGGGCCAACGTGCTGGCCTCGCTGCGGGGCGAGCAGCTGAGCGGCTACCGACACCGTGACCTCGGGTTCGTCGTGGACCTCGGGGCTCGTGAGGCCGCGGCCAACCCTCTGCACGTTCCGCTGTCCGGCCTCGCCGCCAAAGCCGTCACCCGGGGATACCACCTCATGGCGATGCCGAAGAACCGGCTGCGGGTGGCCGTCGACTGGCTGCTGGAGGCCACCACCGAGCGGCAGGGCGTACAGCTGGGCATGGTCCGCTCCGGCACGGTCCCGCTGGACACCGCCTCCCCCGAGCTGCCGAACCTGCGCGGCGAGCGGCGGGAGCAGAGTTCGGTCCGAACCTGAGGTCGGCCGGCTCCCGGGCGGGCTCGCACGGTCGGGAGCGGCTCCGGCGGGTGCCACACCACCGCGCTCACCGGTCGGTGAGAGCGCCGAAGCGCCACGACGCCACGAAGTACCCCACCCCGTAGGGCGCCTGGTAGTCGAGCAGCTCGCCCTCAGGGGACCGTCCCTCGGCGGCCCCGGCGAGAACCTGCCAGGCGGGGCGTCCCGCCACCAGCAACCGCTCGGCGGCTTCCGGGTCCAACGCGGCGAGCGCGGCGGTGTCCCCGCCCCGCAGCGCCTCGGCGACGTGGTCGTCGAGGGGAACCGCGTCGGGGTCGAGGAATCCGGGGGAACGCTCCGTGCGGCACGCCGAGCCGTCCCCCAGCACCATCAGCGCCACGCGGGGGGCGAGTCCGGAGAGCCGCTCCCCCAGTTCGAGGCAGTCCGCCGGAGCGGTGTCCCAGCCCACCGAGCGGAACTCGGTGTTCACCAGCTCGGCGCGGGAGCCGAGCAGCCAGCGCCCGATCGTCAACGACAACGGTAGCCGGGCCTCCCCGTCGCCGAAGGTCATGTCCACCCCGTGGGGAAGCAGGGTGCCCCGCACGTCCGAACCGTGGCAGGCGGTGCGCTCGTCCCCGCCGAGCACGACCAGCAGGTCGGGTCCGGCGTCGAACAACCGGGTCACCGCCCGCTCGCAGTTGGCCCGCACCCCGTCGAGGTCCACCGAACGACGTCCGGCGGCCTCGGGGACCAGCACTGGGGGGTGGGGAAAGATTCCGGCTGCTACCAGCATGTTCGCCTCACATCACTCGCGCCCGGTGGACGATCGGTTGCCCACTCATCGCGCCTGGCTCTCCCGAAGGCTTCGCAGCGGTGGACGTTCCGCGGTCGGGATCGCCTGCTCGTGGGGCACCCATTCCGATTCGAGTTGCACGAACTGGGTGTAGGAAACCTCGGCGCCCGAACCGCCGGACGCCTCGGCCGGGTGGGGGTGCTCCTCGGTGCGGGACAACGCGGCGGCCAGGATCTGCCGGGACATGATCCCCAGCTGCAACAACCCCCGGTTGCGGTGTTTGCGCACGCCGAGGTTGACCTGGGCCAGCCCGTCGAGTCCGTGCCGGTCGTAGGCGTCGATCAGCAGCCCGGTCTCCACCCCGTAACCGGGGGCGAAGGGCACCGCCTCCAGGAACTCCCGCCTGGCGGCGTACTCGCCCCCCAGTGGCTGGATCACTCCGGCCAGGTCCGGCCGCACCGCCGAGAGCACGGGACGGGCGAGCAGCTCGGTGACTCGTCCTCCTCCCTCGGCTTGCTGCAGGCCTTCCCTCGGCAGTCGCAGCGGACGCCGGTAGAACCCTTTGACCAGCACCGGCTCCGGCCGGGTGAGCAGGGGGCCCAGCAGTGCCGGAACGAAGCCGGCGTCGAAGTCGACCAGGTCGGAATCGAGGAACACCAGGACGTCACCGGAGACGGCGGCCAACGAGCGCCACAGCACCTCGCCCTTACCCGCCCGTGGTTCGAACTCGGTGAGCACGTCCTCGCGACTCACCACGCGGGCTCCCGCCCGCGAGGCGCGTTCGCGGGTGTTGTCGGTGGAGCCGGAGTCGAGCACCACGATCTCGTCCACCAGGGGTGGCCGGTGGCCCCCCGGATCGGCCAGCGGCGCGAGCGCGGTGACGATGGGGGCGATCGTGTCCTGCTCGTTCAACGCGGGCAACACGACACTGACGCGGGTCCGCCCCTTGAGCGGTGCCAGTCGCTCGACCGACCACGACGGTTCCTGCCAGCTACGGGCGGCGAACCACCGTTCAGCCTCGGGCGTCATACGTCTCCCAGCAGCTCGGTTCCTCGCAACGACCTCCGGGTGTCGCCGTCGACCGGCGCGGAGGGATCACGCCAGTCCGCGCACGGTCGAAGCCGGCTCCCGGTCACCGGTGATGCCCGCGACCATGTCCAGCACCTGGCGCGTCTGGCGTACTTCGTGGGCCCGGAACACGGCCGCACCGTCCCTCGCCGCCAGCGCGGTGGCGGCCAGCGTGCCCGTCACGCGCTCGGACAGCTCCGTGCCCAGCGTCTCACCCACGAAGTCCTTGTTCGACAGCGCCATCAGCACCGGCCATCCGGTGGCGACCAGCTCGTCGGTGTGCCGCAGCAGGGCCAGACTGTGCCGGGTGTTCTTGCCGAAGTCGTGGGTCGGATCGATGAGGATGCCGTCCTCGGGAACACCGAGCTCGGCCGCGTGCTCGGCCTGTCGCGTGGTCTCCCGGATCACCGCCCGCACCACGTCCTCGTAGCGCACGCGGTGCGGGCGGGTGCGCGGCGCGGCCCCGCCGGTGTGGGAGCACACGTAGCCCGCCCGGAACTCGGCGGCCACCTCGACCAGCTTCGGATCGGCTCCGGCCCAGGTGTCGTTGAGCAGGTCCGCTCCCCGCTCGCACACCGCCCTGCCCACCTCGTGGCGCCACGTGTCAACGCTGATCACCAGGTCGGGGAAGTGCCGCCGCACCTCGGTCACGAAGGGGGCAGTGCGCTCGATCTCCTCGTCCACGTCCACGACGGTTCCGGGACCGGCCTTCACGCCGCCGATGTCGACGATGTCCGCGCCGTCGGAGACGGCCTCGTCGACCGCCGCCAGTGCCGCGTCGAACCCGAACGTCCTCCCCCTGTCGTAGAAGGAGTCCGGTGTACGGTTCACGATCGCCATGACCAGTGGGCACCGGACGCCGAGCTCACGTCCCCGAAAGCGCACGGTCGTCCGCATATCCACCAATCCGCCTCGTCGGAACCATCACCCCGACCAATGTGCCACATCGAGCGGCGGGGGCGGTCCCAGCTGCCGTGCCCACTTCCGGGAGCGGTGTCACTTCTCTCCCGACGCCGCAGCGATCGGACAGGGTGATCAACGGGACTCCTCCAGGCGACGAACGGCCTGGGCGGTGTGATAGCGGAGCAACAGGGCGTCGGCGGCCCGCACGACCGAGCGCAACCGGAGCCTCCTGTCCGCGTCCTCCACGAGGTCGCTGACGATCCGCCCGGCACCGGAACCGGCCAGCAGCGGGGAAACGGTCAGGCACACCTCGTCGACGAGTCCGTTGGCGAGCATCCTGCCGAACAGCGCCGGACCGCCCTCGCAGGCGATCCGCCGCCAGCCGCGCCTGCCGAACTCCGCCACGACCCAGGAGAGGTCGACCTCCCACTCACCGGCCATGAGCACCTCGGCCCCCGCCGCTCGGTAGGCCTGGACACGTTCCCGCCCCGCGGTGGCGCACGTGACCACCAGGGTGGGAACCTCGGTGTCGGTGATCACCCCGGCGTCCGGCGGCAGGGCTCCCCGGGTGACCACGGCGAGCGGTGGCACGTCGGAACGCCCCAGTGCACGGCGGCGCCTTACCCGCTCGGCGGTGCGGGAGACCCCACCGTAGCCCTCCGCCACCGCCGTGCCCGCACCGACGAGCACCACGTCGGCGAGGTCCCGCACCAGTTCGAAGACCACTCCGTCGGCGGGGTGTCCCAGACCGCCACTGCGCCCCTCGACGCTGGAGGCCCCGTCGACACTGGTCACGAAATTGACTCTCGTCCACGGGTAGGTCAGCGACTCGGGATACGCGTAACTCGAAGCGAGTTCCTCGGCGTCGAGGTCGCGACTGCGCTCCACGTCCCGCACGAACACCGCGGCCCCTTTCGTCGGCACTCCAGGCCGTGCACCACCGGCACGATCCTACTCACGAGTCGGTCGGCACGGCTCACTCGCCGCCGCGCGGTCGAAGCGCGAGAGGAACTCCGGAAACCGGACGGCAACGGGGCGTCGCTGGTGGAGAGCGGTTCGTCGAGCACGGCAGAGCTCGGGGACAATCGGGCCCATGGAGGACGTGGAGATCGACGAGGGCACCATCCGTCTCGGTCAGCTGCTGAAGCTGGCGGGCCTGGTCGAGCACGGCGGGGAGGCGAAGAGCCTGATCCAGGACGGCGAGGTCATGGTCAACGAGCTGCCGGAGACCCGGCGGGGGCGGCAGCTGGCACCGGGTGACCGCGTCAGCGTCGGCTCGGAGACCGTGCGGGTCACCTCGGCCTGAATCGCCCCGGTGTAACGAACGCGACATACCGGAACAAGGTGATGCCGCGCTCGTGTTGTCGTCGCCGAAACCGTTGTTCCACCACCCCGGGAGGTCGGGTCATGCAGTTCGGAGTCTTCACCGTCGGCGACGTCACGCCGGACCCGACCACCAACCGAACCCCCACCGAGCACGAGCGGATCAAGGCGATGGTGGCCATCGCGCGCAAGGCCGAGGAGATCGGACTGGACGTGTTCGCCACCGGCGAGCACCACAACCCGCCGTTCGTGCCCTCCTCCCCGACCACCATGCTGGGCTACGTCGCCGCCCACACCGAGCGGCTGGTCCTGTCGACCTCGACGACGCTGATCACCACGAACGATCCGGTCAAGATCGCCGAGGACTTCGCCATGCTGCAGCACCTGGCGGACGGCCGGGTGGACCTCATGCTCGGCCGCGGCAACCAGGCTCCGGTGTATCCTTGGTTCGGGCAGGACATCCGTCAGGGGATACCGCTGGCGATCGAGAACTACCACCTGCTGCACCGGCTCTGGCGCGAGGACGTCGTGGACTGGCAGGGCGAGTTCCGCACCCCGCTGCGGGGCTTCACCGCCACACCGCGTCCCCTGGACGGTCTGCCGCCGTTCGTGTGGCACGGTTCCATCCGGAGCCCGGAGATCGCGGAGCAGGCCGCCTACTACGGCGACGGCTTCTTCCACAACCACATCTTCTGGCCCCCCGAGCACACCAAGCGGATGGTCGAGCTGTACCGGCAGCGCTTCGAGCACTACGGTCACGGCGCGGCAGACCAGGCGATCGTGGGTCTGGGAGGCCACGTGTTCATGCGCCCCAACTCCCAGGACGCGGTGGCCGAGTTCCGGCCCTACTTCAACGAGGCCCCGGTCTACGGCGGCGGCCCCTCGCTCGAGGAGTTCATGTCCCAGACCCCGCTGACGGTCGGCAGCCCCCAGCAGGTCATTGACCGCACGCTGTCCTTCCGCGAGTACGTCGGCGACTACCAGCGCCAGCTGTTCCTCATCGATCACGCGGGGCTGCCGCTCAAGACCGTGCTGGAGCAGATGGACATGCTCGGCGAGGAGGTGGTGCCGGTGCTGCGCGAGGAATTCGACGCCCGCAAGCCCTCGCACGTGCCCGAGGCGCCCACGCACGAGTCCCGGCTGCGCGCGCGGCAGGGGGAAGCGGTGAACTGAGCGTCGCAGCGCGACCACGATCACGGCCTCGACGGAATGAGGACTCCGCTTCCGTCACCGGATAACCGGGGGAAGCGCGGGGGGGTACCGCGACGGTGCCGCCGCTCCCGCCGAAGGCGCCACGTGTTTCCGCCGACGTCGCGCGTGGTCGGGCGAACGCCGCGGTTTCGGCACGACCGAACGAGTCCGTGGCCGCACCCGTGCCCGGCCGGGCTGAAGTGGCCCGGCCGGAAACGCCGCTGCCCGCGACACCGTTCAGGAGGCCCCCGTCAGCTTCGAGCTCTCCAAGTGGCCCAGCTGCGTGAGGATGCTGAGCTGGTCGTAGTAGATCTCGCCGCCGATGACCCTGCCCTGCGTGTCGTAGCGCAGGGTTTCGCAGAAGGGCACGTCCATCTGGCGCCCGGTCGGGGACAGTGAGCCCATCGGGCCGTCGTTGTCACCACGTCCGTGGAAGTAGGCCACGGAGACGTTCTCCCCTTCGACGAACGACTCCCCGAGCACGCGGGCGTCGGAGAAGGCCGTGGTCCACTCCCTCATCCACTCCTTGAACTCGTCGAGCGAGTGCATGGTCATCCCCCGCGCGTGGTCGATGTAGGCGTACTGGTCACCGGCGTAGGCGTCCATCTCGTCGAACCGGCGCTCGTTGAACAGCTGGTGCAGCTTCAGGTGCGTCTGGGCGTGTGACATGGGTTCCTCCTCTGGTCGCGAGTCCCGTTGCCGCAGCTCCGGTTCCTCGTTTCCGAGACTGCGCCGCTCGGAACGGGCTCGACCAGAGTCCAAAGACTCCCGAGGTCCCACCGCAGGCATCGCCGCTCCCTCCCCCTGCGCGGGAGCGGCCTTCCGCGCGAGGTGAGCACCACCCGGATCCGTGGATTGACACCGGGGTAACCTAGTGACATGGTTACCTACATGACTAATGAACCAACTAACTGGTTCGCACGCCGGTGGTGGACGTGATGGACGACGGTCGCCCGCTGTTCCTCCAGATCGCCGAGCAGATCGAGGGATCGATCATCGACGGCTCGCTGCCGGAGGAAACACGGGTTCCCTCCACCAACGAACTGGCCGCGTTCCACCGGATCAATCCCGCGACCGCGGCGAACGGAATCAACCAGTTGGTGACCGACGGGGTGCTCTACAAACGAAGGGGGATCGGAATGTTCGTGGCCAGCGGGGCACGCGAGCAGTTACTGGAACGCCGCAGGCAGGACTTCGGGCGGAAGTTCATCGCGCCGCTGCTCGGCGAGGCGCAGAAGCTGGGGATGGACGCCGAGGATCTGAAGAAGATGATCGACGCCTGGAGGGACGAGGCATGACGGTGGCCGGACTGGACGGGGTGACCAAGCGGTACGGCGAGACCGTCGTGCTCGACGACGTGTCGCTGGGCTTCACCGAGAACCGGATCCACGGACTGCTGGGCCGCAACGGTGCGGGCAAGACGACGATCATGCAGATCCTCACCGGGCAGGGCTTCGAGACCTCGGGAAAGGTCGAGGTTTTCGGCGAACACCCCTACGAGAACGACAGGGTGCTGCGCGACGTCTGCTTCATCAAGGAGTCGCAGAAGTACCCGGACATGTTCGCGGTGCACCACGCGCTGACCGCGGCGAGCCTGTTGTACGACAACTGGGACGCGGAGTTCGCCGCCCAGCTGGTCGAGGAGTTCGCCCTACCGCCCAAACGCCGCATCAAGAAGCTCTCCCGGGGACAGATGTCGGCGGTGGGCATCATCATCGGGCTCGCCTCGCGGGCGAAGCTGACCTTCTTCGACGAGCCGTATCTGGGCCTGGACGCGGTGGCACGGCACCGGTTCTACGAGCTCCTGCTCGCCGACTACGCCGAGCATCCGCGCACCATCGTGCTGTCCACGCACCTCATCGACGAGATCAGCGACCTGATCGAACACGTCACGCTCGTGGACAAGGGGCGAGTGCTGCTCGACGGGGACTCGGACGAGCTCCGGGCCAGCGCCGTGACGGTGACCGGACCGGCGCGGGCCGTGGCGGAGTTCGCGGCGGACCACACCGAACTGCACCGGGAACAGCTCGGTGGCTTCCTCCGGGTGACCCTGAGCGGATCGATGCCCGAGCAGAGCCCCGAGGACCTGCACGTGGAACCGGTCTCACTGCAACAGCTCGTCGTACGAACCACCCAACAGGCGACCGGTGAGCGGGGATTCGTCGGCGCCGCGACCGACAGGGGGACGCGCTCATGAGGCGCCTGCTCAACGTCAGCCGCATCCAGCTGGTCAACCTGCCCGTCGTGTTCGGCCTGCCACTGCTGGTGCTGGGGCTGGTCCTGCTCGCGAACCTGGCGATATTCGCCGTGATCAACGACTCGGCACGGGCGAGCGAACCGATCACCGGGGCGGTGGTCTCGGTCTACTTCGTCCTGCTGTCGGTGCACCTGCAGACCATGACCCAGGTCTTCCCGTTCGCCGCCGGCCTCAGCGTCACCCGACGCACCTTCTTCGGCGCCACCACGCTGGTGGTGCTGGGCCAGTCACTGGTCTACGGGATTCTGCTGACCCTGCTGCGGCTGGTCGAATCGGGCACCGGCGGCTGGGGAATGGAGCTGCGCTTCTTCGGACTGCCGTTCCTGGTGCAGGACAACCCACTGCTGCAACTCCTGGTCTACACAGCGCCCCTCCTGCTCATGTCGTTCATCGGTGTCTGGATCGGCATCGTGTTCAAGCGCTGGGGTCAGCCCGGCGTCTACACCGTCGTGATCGGTGCCGGGCTGCTGGCCGTGGCGTTCGCCTTCCTGGTTACCTGGCAGGAGCAGTGGCACTCGGTGGCACGCTTCTTCGTCGACCAGCCGACCCTGGCGCTGCTGTTCGCCTACCCCCTCGTACTGGCGGCGGTGTTCGCCGGTGCCGGGTACGTGACGATACGCCGCGCGGTGCCGTGATCCACCCGCCGCCGAAGCGCGTACGGGGGCAGGCATCCGCCCCGGAAGCCTCCCGAACCAGGGGGGCTCCCGTGGGTGCTCACCGGAAAGCCGGGGAACTCACCCCGGAACTTCCCGCTCGTTCCCGCGATCCGGCGGCGGCGATCGAGGCCCTCGGCATCGTGCGAGCCCTCCACAGGTGGCGGTCCGGCGAGTCCCCGGTGGTGTGGGTGCCGCGCGCACCGGCACCGACCGAACCCGGCGACCCGGGCACCGAGATCGCCTGGCTGAAGCGGGTGGCCCGTATTCTTCCCGCCGTGAACACGTCCGCCCCGCAGACCCCGCTGAATCCGACCCGCACCCGGTCCAGGACGGCCACGATCGGCACGGCGTGCGCTCACCTGCTCACCGAGATGTTCGCACCGTGGGTCCTCGTTCTGCTCCTGCCGCTCCTGGTGGCCCGGCAGGCCACCGAAACACTGCTCGCGACGCTGTCGTGGGGCTTGCTCGTTGCGCTGACCAGCAGTCTCCTGCCGATGGGTGTCATCGTGTGGGGAGCCCGAACCGGCCGCTGGGACGGTCACCACGTCCGGGACCGCGCCGGAAGGTTGGTTCCCTTCCTCGTGCTGCTGGGCTCCAGCGCGCTGGGACACGGACTGCTGGTCGCGCTCGGCAGTCCTTGGATGCTCATCGCGCTCGACATCACGATGGTGCTAACACTGCTGGTGACCGGAACGGTCACCGTGTGGTGGAAGATCTCCATGCACACCGCGGTGGCGGCCGGTTCCGTCGTGATCCTCGCCGTGACCTACGGAGCCGGTTGGTGGGCGGCGGCGCCGCTGGTGGCCGCGATCGGCTGGTCGCGGGTCGCCGTCAACGATCACACGAGAGCTCAGGTCACGGTGGGAACGATCGCGGGGGCGCTGGTCGGCGGTGGTGTCTACGCGGTACTCGTGTGATGCCGCGACCAACCGCCGAAGCGGGCCCGCTGACCTACGACGCCCCGGGACATCGGGCACCGTGCGGCCACGACCCCGAATCGGCTCATCGACCACCCGGGCCCGGGCGAATCAGCTACGGGAGAGGCCGTCCGACCGGGCGCCGCCGGTTTCCCTACAGCTCCAGGCGTGCGGAGAACTCCGGGGCGTAGCGCTCGCCGGCCGCCACCCCCTGGGGAAACAGCTCTCCCAGCTCCGCGACGACGGCCCTGTCCAGCGGCTGCTCGGCGGCCCGGACGTTGGTGGCCACCTTGTCGAAACTCCTGCTCCCTGGGATGGGGACGACGTCCTCGCCCTGCGCGAGCAGCCACCCCAGCGCGAGCTCGGCGGGAGTTCGGCCGAGTTCCTCGGCCCTGCGGTGCAGCAGTCGGACGAGTTCCAGGTTCCGGTCCAGGTTCTGCGCCGCGAACCGCGGGTAGCGTTGCCGCCGCTGATCGATGTTTTCCACCTCGGAGCTCTCCCGGAAGGAGCCACCGAGCATTCCGCGCCCCAGTGGTGAGTAGGCGACCAACCCGACGCCGAGCTCGCGCAGGGTCGGCAGCAGTCGGTTCTCGGGCTCGCGGCTGAACAGCGAGTACTCCTGCTGGACGGCGGCGATCCGATGGGTGGCATGCGCCCGGCGCAGTGTGTCCGAGCTGACCTCGGAAAGGCCGATGTGGCCCACCTTGCCCTCCCGGACGAGCTCCCCGAGCGCACCGACCGTTTCCTCGATCGGGGTCTCGGGATCGACGCGGTGCAGGTAGTAGAGATCGACGTGGTCGGTCCCCAACCGCCGCAGGCTAGCGTCGATGGCCGTGCGCACGTAATCCGGCCTGCCCGCCCCGGTCTCGTGTCCCGCGCCGAACTTGGTGGCCAGCACGATCTCGTCCCGACGGTCGGCGAGGACACGCCCGAGCAGCCGCTCGTTGTGTCCGTCGCCGTACACGTCGGCGGTGTCGACGAAGTTGATCCCGAGATCGAGCAGCGCGCGCAGCAGCCGCTCCGACTCGGCGTCCTCCACCTGACCGTACACTCCGGACAGCCCCATCGCTCCGTATCCCACGGCGCTGACTTCCGGCCCCCGCTCACCGAGCACACGCGTGGGGATCACTTGGTCGGAGGGCATCCCGGCCCCTTCCTGATCGGTTCGTGGTCCGCGGCAGCGGGAACGTCGCGGGTTTCGCGAACATTCCCACGCACGCGTCTCCTCGTCGCGAGTTCAGGGGGTTCCGACGTGTTGGGGCTCCGCTGCCGGGGATTCGTCGTCGCGCGGGCTTCCCGAATCGGAACGGGACAACAGCGGAAGGACGAAGAACCCGGCGGCGGTGACCAGCCCCACCACGAGGACGATCGACCACAGCGTGGTGAAGCCGTAGGCCTGGCCCAGTGCCAGCCCCATCGGTCCACCCAGCACGAACGCGGCGTTCCAGGCCAAGAAGTACGACCCCTGATAAGTCGCGACCCGCCCTTCCGGAGCCCGGCTCGCGATGTAGGCCGCCGACATGGGAGCCCAGACCACCTCTCCCAGGGTCCAGATCACGGTGGCGGTCACGAACATTCCCACGCCCGAGGCGGGCCCGTTGAGGCCGAATCCCACGGCCATCAGCACCGCGGCCAGCACCAGGGGCATGTGGTCGCGCCACCGTCCGACCACACGCGGCACGAGACCCACCAGAACGATCGCCAGCACCGCGTTGACAGCCAGGATCATCCCGATACGGGTGGGGTCCAGACCGCTGGCGCGCATGTCCACGGGCAGTGCGGAGTTCATCTGCAGATAGACGCACCCCAGCAGGAAGGTCAGCACCAGGAACAACACCAGCCCGGGCTTGCGGAACGGCTCGGCGAGCCCGACCAACGCGTCACGCCCCCGCGACGAGGCGCTCCCGGCCTCCGTGGGCTCGTCCTGGGGAAGCCACCACACCAACCCCGCGTAGATCAGTGCGCAACTCGCCCAGACCCCGAACAGCAGCGGCGGCCACAGTGCCAGGACGAACCCCGCCACCACCGGCCCCACCGACATGCCGACGTTGAACCCGACCATGTGCATCCCGTAGGCCCGCGCGAACCGATCGGGGGGCACCAGCCGTGCGATCGCCCCAGCCGAAGCGGGACGGTCGACCATCGAGACGAAGCCGGCGAGCAGGGCGAGCCCGCACACCATCCATCCCTGCTGCGCCAGCACGAACCCCGAGGCGGTCAGCATCGCCACCGGTTGCGCGCCGAGGATCACCCTGCGGTTGCCCAGCACGTCGGCCAGCACACCGCCGACCACACTGGAAACGAGCACTCCGGCGCCGAACAGTCCGACCATCACCGGGATCAGCGACGACGAAACGACTCCCTCCTGGCGCACGTACAGCACCACGAAGGCCGGAACCAACATGCCGAGCCGGTTGACGACCTGTCCCCACCACAGCAGCCAAAACGCACCGGGAACCCCCAGCCGCGCGGAAAACCCCATCAGTCACACCTCATCGATCGATCCGGCCCGAGTTCTCGGTGGTGTCATTTGAGCGCGTCGGCACGCCAGCGTCCGATTTCGGCGAACCAGGAACGCCGAACCGGTGCGGTATCGATCTCGGTGGTGGGGTGCTGCTCGTCGATCTCCTCGACCTCGTGCGGCCGGAGCTCGGATGTGGCCGTCCCGTCCTGAACATTCTGCTCTGGCATCGTCGTCTCCCGGTGTTTCCAGTACGACCGCCGGACCTGGTACCGGTTCCGTTGGTCACCGTTCGCTGTCACCGTCAACGATGCGGACAGAATCACGGTAGCACAAGTGAAAGTTGCTTTACTACCTGTTAGGGACGCTAAAACGTCAATTCTGTGCTGGTCACAGCGGTACGGTTGGCGGGATGTCCCGTGCGGACCAGCGATGGCCGGCCGGAGGCCGAGAACACGGAAAGTACACCTCCTCGTCGGGTTCCCCAACAGCCGAACCGGATGATGTTACGTCGTACCGCCCCGGTGCGCCCGCGGCGAGCACGTGCCCCAGGATGCACCACGCGGCCGACGCGCGCGGACGTCACCGATGCCCGTCGAACGGAGCGACTCGGAAGAGGGACTCTGGAGCGAGTTCAGAACACTGTCGCGCGTCCAACAAGGAGTGGACGGTGTCGCTCACCGTCGCGGAAATCGGGGGGCCAACCTCGGATTCAGCATCAGTCCGACGCGCTTCTCGTGCCGAACTTCGC
The nucleotide sequence above comes from Actinopolyspora erythraea. Encoded proteins:
- a CDS encoding ABC transporter ATP-binding protein; translated protein: MTVAGLDGVTKRYGETVVLDDVSLGFTENRIHGLLGRNGAGKTTIMQILTGQGFETSGKVEVFGEHPYENDRVLRDVCFIKESQKYPDMFAVHHALTAASLLYDNWDAEFAAQLVEEFALPPKRRIKKLSRGQMSAVGIIIGLASRAKLTFFDEPYLGLDAVARHRFYELLLADYAEHPRTIVLSTHLIDEISDLIEHVTLVDKGRVLLDGDSDELRASAVTVTGPARAVAEFAADHTELHREQLGGFLRVTLSGSMPEQSPEDLHVEPVSLQQLVVRTTQQATGERGFVGAATDRGTRS
- a CDS encoding ester cyclase; the encoded protein is MSHAQTHLKLHQLFNERRFDEMDAYAGDQYAYIDHARGMTMHSLDEFKEWMREWTTAFSDARVLGESFVEGENVSVAYFHGRGDNDGPMGSLSPTGRQMDVPFCETLRYDTQGRVIGGEIYYDQLSILTQLGHLESSKLTGAS
- a CDS encoding LLM class flavin-dependent oxidoreductase — protein: MQFGVFTVGDVTPDPTTNRTPTEHERIKAMVAIARKAEEIGLDVFATGEHHNPPFVPSSPTTMLGYVAAHTERLVLSTSTTLITTNDPVKIAEDFAMLQHLADGRVDLMLGRGNQAPVYPWFGQDIRQGIPLAIENYHLLHRLWREDVVDWQGEFRTPLRGFTATPRPLDGLPPFVWHGSIRSPEIAEQAAYYGDGFFHNHIFWPPEHTKRMVELYRQRFEHYGHGAADQAIVGLGGHVFMRPNSQDAVAEFRPYFNEAPVYGGGPSLEEFMSQTPLTVGSPQQVIDRTLSFREYVGDYQRQLFLIDHAGLPLKTVLEQMDMLGEEVVPVLREEFDARKPSHVPEAPTHESRLRARQGEAVN
- a CDS encoding MFS transporter: MGFSARLGVPGAFWLLWWGQVVNRLGMLVPAFVVLYVRQEGVVSSSLIPVMVGLFGAGVLVSSVVGGVLADVLGNRRVILGAQPVAMLTASGFVLAQQGWMVCGLALLAGFVSMVDRPASAGAIARLVPPDRFARAYGMHMVGFNVGMSVGPVVAGFVLALWPPLLFGVWASCALIYAGLVWWLPQDEPTEAGSASSRGRDALVGLAEPFRKPGLVLFLVLTFLLGCVYLQMNSALPVDMRASGLDPTRIGMILAVNAVLAIVLVGLVPRVVGRWRDHMPLVLAAVLMAVGFGLNGPASGVGMFVTATVIWTLGEVVWAPMSAAYIASRAPEGRVATYQGSYFLAWNAAFVLGGPMGLALGQAYGFTTLWSIVLVVGLVTAAGFFVLPLLSRSDSGSPRDDESPAAEPQHVGTP
- a CDS encoding aldo/keto reductase; its protein translation is MPSDQVIPTRVLGERGPEVSAVGYGAMGLSGVYGQVEDAESERLLRALLDLGINFVDTADVYGDGHNERLLGRVLADRRDEIVLATKFGAGHETGAGRPDYVRTAIDASLRRLGTDHVDLYYLHRVDPETPIEETVGALGELVREGKVGHIGLSEVSSDTLRRAHATHRIAAVQQEYSLFSREPENRLLPTLRELGVGLVAYSPLGRGMLGGSFRESSEVENIDQRRQRYPRFAAQNLDRNLELVRLLHRRAEELGRTPAELALGWLLAQGEDVVPIPGSRSFDKVATNVRAAEQPLDRAVVAELGELFPQGVAAGERYAPEFSARLEL
- a CDS encoding GntR family transcriptional regulator — its product is MDDGRPLFLQIAEQIEGSIIDGSLPEETRVPSTNELAAFHRINPATAANGINQLVTDGVLYKRRGIGMFVASGAREQLLERRRQDFGRKFIAPLLGEAQKLGMDAEDLKKMIDAWRDEA
- a CDS encoding phosphatase PAP2 family protein, giving the protein MGAHRKAGELTPELPARSRDPAAAIEALGIVRALHRWRSGESPVVWVPRAPAPTEPGDPGTEIAWLKRVARILPAVNTSAPQTPLNPTRTRSRTATIGTACAHLLTEMFAPWVLVLLLPLLVARQATETLLATLSWGLLVALTSSLLPMGVIVWGARTGRWDGHHVRDRAGRLVPFLVLLGSSALGHGLLVALGSPWMLIALDITMVLTLLVTGTVTVWWKISMHTAVAAGSVVILAVTYGAGWWAAAPLVAAIGWSRVAVNDHTRAQVTVGTIAGALVGGGVYAVLV